The following are from one region of the Balnearium lithotrophicum genome:
- a CDS encoding N-glycosylase/DNA lyase has translation MESLLSVLGRFSRSDIDEIEKRDRQYRALEKLFEKTRDKELFFKLVVLNALLSYQLQTKGETYWENFSKFFSENPSIDKFPEFLSKFNRRFLQAKLKRFKRAKECVNSIFEKYSLKDLGGNLSILVEELSKCLKQKKDSKTVVFSAKMFMYGYKIVFDKEPKNLEEIEIPLDSRLKKIFPELKTWRELSSKLNIPPIRLDALVWVPMGLRKRDLEEYPEELREKILELKREIEKLGT, from the coding sequence ATGGAAAGTCTTCTGTCGGTTTTAGGGAGGTTCTCCCGTTCTGATATTGATGAAATAGAAAAAAGAGATAGACAGTATAGAGCTCTCGAAAAGCTTTTTGAAAAAACAAGGGATAAAGAGCTCTTTTTTAAGCTTGTCGTATTGAACGCTCTTTTATCGTACCAGCTTCAAACTAAGGGGGAAACCTACTGGGAGAATTTCTCCAAATTCTTCTCGGAAAATCCAAGTATAGATAAGTTTCCCGAGTTTCTGTCGAAATTCAACAGGAGATTTCTACAGGCTAAATTGAAGAGATTTAAAAGGGCGAAGGAGTGTGTAAATAGTATTTTTGAAAAATATTCCTTAAAGGACTTGGGAGGGAATTTATCAATTTTAGTTGAGGAGCTCTCTAAGTGTCTGAAACAGAAGAAGGACTCGAAAACGGTAGTTTTCTCTGCAAAGATGTTTATGTACGGCTATAAAATTGTTTTCGATAAGGAGCCTAAAAATTTAGAGGAAATAGAAATTCCTCTGGATTCACGATTAAAGAAGATATTTCCAGAATTGAAAACTTGGAGGGAGCTCTCTTCGAAGTTGAACATTCCTCCTATAAGGTTGGACGCCCTTGTTTGGGTTCCTATGGGACTTAGGAAGAGGGATTTGGAGGAGTATCCTGAGGAGCTCCGTGAAAAAATACTTGAACTTAAAAGGGAAATAGAAAAGTTAGGAACATAA
- the cas2 gene encoding CRISPR-associated endonuclease Cas2 codes for MSLPKRVKRFVVVYDICMVDNSYSEIRSSAKRRAQIMRILYDYGVRTQLSVFEVELKGKEYFEVSKRLEEVIRKETDRVFIYPLDERSSKSIVRIGQEAEILGDLFI; via the coding sequence ATGAGTTTACCTAAAAGAGTTAAGAGATTTGTCGTGGTTTACGATATCTGTATGGTTGATAATTCTTACTCGGAAATAAGGAGCTCCGCAAAGCGGAGAGCTCAGATTATGAGGATTCTCTACGATTACGGAGTAAGAACACAGCTCAGCGTTTTTGAAGTAGAGCTTAAAGGAAAGGAGTATTTTGAAGTTTCAAAAAGGTTAGAGGAAGTCATAAGGAAAGAAACTGATAGGGTTTTCATTTACCCCTTAGATGAAAGGAGCTCCAAAAGTATTGTTAGAATAGGACAAGAGGCTGAAATATTAGGGGATTTGTTTATTTGA
- the cas2 gene encoding CRISPR-associated endonuclease Cas2, with product MKYLITYDVSEDSRRNKLVKLLNEHGKRVQYSCFEIEIYPQNLELLIFDIKKIINSETDRVYIFPISKGVYQFIKKIGKRLENDDMVL from the coding sequence ATGAAGTATCTAATTACTTATGATGTTTCAGAAGATAGTAGAAGGAATAAGCTTGTTAAGTTACTTAACGAGCACGGAAAGAGAGTTCAGTACAGTTGTTTTGAAATAGAAATCTATCCACAAAATTTAGAGCTTTTAATATTTGATATTAAAAAGATAATCAACTCAGAAACGGACAGAGTTTACATCTTTCCTATTTCAAAGGGAGTTTACCAATTTATAAAGAAAATAGGAAAAAGATTGGAAAACGATGATATGGTGCTATGA
- the cas1 gene encoding CRISPR-associated endonuclease Cas1, producing the protein MFVTTPGARVSKKNNELIVEIKNEKKRIPIGVINHVFLIGSVNITASAIKFLSSRGRFLFLLNKFGKVISIVYPELLGSDNSTRAAQYFIFSREDQYFIFSREEKKLEITKELLKRKVFYSYDVIRNIFSSRKLKSEGLEDWRESILSMIDSGNDNQAMLGIDGQISKFLYSKFSSFNESPFYFDRREYYPPKDPVNALLSLSFSIFYSLMFPILISKGFDPYLGFFHIKRGKHGALCSDVMEIARPKIIEFVFNTINDEFLEISDFVQSSSGVFLKKDALKSFLKLYSDVIIYERSDLTLAPVLDFVNWLRDYLKNEVSNYL; encoded by the coding sequence TTGTTTGTAACAACTCCAGGAGCAAGAGTTTCTAAAAAGAATAATGAACTAATTGTTGAAATTAAAAATGAGAAAAAAAGAATTCCCATAGGAGTAATAAATCACGTTTTTCTTATAGGTTCTGTGAATATTACCGCTTCTGCCATAAAGTTTCTTTCCTCAAGGGGTAGATTTTTATTTTTGCTAAACAAATTTGGAAAGGTAATTAGTATTGTATATCCTGAACTTTTGGGAAGTGATAATTCCACAAGAGCAGCTCAGTACTTTATTTTCAGTAGGGAAGATCAGTACTTTATTTTCAGTAGGGAAGAAAAGAAACTTGAAATAACTAAGGAGTTGCTAAAAAGAAAGGTGTTTTATTCTTATGATGTTATTAGAAATATTTTCAGTTCAAGGAAATTAAAATCGGAAGGTTTGGAGGACTGGAGAGAAAGTATTTTATCAATGATAGATTCTGGAAATGATAATCAAGCAATGCTTGGAATAGACGGTCAGATTTCAAAGTTTCTCTACAGTAAATTTTCGTCCTTTAATGAAAGTCCGTTTTACTTTGATAGAAGAGAGTACTATCCACCAAAAGACCCTGTAAATGCCCTTTTAAGTTTAAGCTTTTCTATTTTTTACTCCTTAATGTTTCCAATCTTAATTTCAAAAGGGTTTGACCCTTACTTGGGCTTTTTTCATATCAAAAGGGGGAAACACGGAGCTCTCTGCTCCGATGTCATGGAAATAGCAAGACCAAAAATTATTGAGTTCGTTTTTAATACGATAAATGATGAATTTTTGGAAATATCAGATTTTGTTCAGAGTAGTTCTGGGGTTTTTTTAAAAAAGGATGCCCTTAAATCTTTTTTGAAGTTGTATAGCGATGTAATAATTTATGAAAGGAGTGACTTAACACTTGCTCCAGTTTTAGATTTTGTGAATTGGTTAAGGGATTATTTAAAAAATGAAGTATCTAATTACTTATGA
- the crn3 gene encoding CRISPR-associated ring nuclease Crn3/Csx3 produces MIKFKTSEVLNGKATLVEFHINDGIITPEEAFSVELPKVPFNKGVIISGRGPIWFYGRLIHYFHPSKWVAVYDPRIGAVVVQSHDPDVKEGEVIQI; encoded by the coding sequence GTGATTAAATTCAAAACTTCAGAAGTTTTAAATGGAAAAGCTACTTTAGTGGAGTTTCACATAAACGACGGTATAATAACACCAGAAGAAGCCTTTAGCGTGGAGCTCCCAAAGGTTCCTTTCAATAAGGGAGTTATTATCAGCGGAAGGGGGCCAATTTGGTTTTACGGTAGATTAATACACTACTTTCATCCTTCTAAGTGGGTAGCTGTTTATGACCCAAGAATTGGAGCCGTTGTTGTTCAAAGCCACGACCCAGATGTAAAGGAGGGAGAAGTTATTCAAATTTAA
- a CDS encoding Card1-like endonuclease domain-containing protein, with protein sequence MFETSTLVSPVSTQVFPVVVTVLTLKPAKVVLLSTPQMKMYSEFIRRALNLHGIEVQEREINPYSFSSIKEVVKDIQNPIFLLNCGTKFTAISLYRISNGKNMFYYLPTGEIVDFNGNKIARVSENLIDVETHAKIYGFEIVEERQDIKRIRERKELTEKIASNDRIVLLLLTLFHKGFTRIFPEKLLKLAVKHNVLAYKGGKIVPLDREYVGGKWLEEFVFNRLIDLNFSDVRIGVKVKWYGENVFNEIDVMATKNNFLYLFSCKSGKNVKDILKHLYELEELTERIGGDFGRSYLVITKNLFKSHPPSRKEFPNAPKEGFFENKSRWYNYYKTPEGENYKRELSEYRRFVNLRKRAKLLKIKIITPQNFGGEVV encoded by the coding sequence ATGTTTGAAACTTCAACTTTAGTCTCTCCGGTTTCAACGCAGGTTTTTCCGGTTGTTGTTACAGTCCTAACGTTAAAACCAGCTAAAGTTGTTCTTCTATCAACTCCTCAAATGAAAATGTACTCTGAGTTCATCAGGAGAGCTCTTAATCTCCACGGAATAGAAGTTCAAGAAAGGGAAATAAATCCATACTCATTCAGTTCAATAAAAGAAGTAGTTAAGGATATTCAAAATCCTATTTTTCTTTTAAACTGTGGAACAAAATTTACGGCAATTAGTTTGTACAGAATTTCTAATGGGAAAAATATGTTTTACTATTTACCAACGGGAGAAATTGTTGATTTTAACGGTAATAAAATAGCAAGAGTTTCTGAAAATTTAATTGATGTAGAAACTCACGCTAAAATTTATGGCTTTGAAATTGTAGAAGAAAGGCAGGATATAAAAAGAATTAGGGAAAGAAAAGAGCTTACAGAGAAAATAGCTTCCAATGATAGAATAGTTCTTCTCCTTTTAACTCTTTTTCATAAAGGTTTTACAAGGATTTTTCCAGAGAAACTTTTAAAATTAGCTGTTAAGCACAATGTGTTGGCATATAAGGGCGGTAAAATTGTTCCTTTAGATAGAGAGTACGTAGGAGGTAAGTGGTTAGAGGAATTTGTCTTTAATCGTCTGATAGATTTAAACTTTTCCGATGTTCGAATCGGAGTAAAGGTTAAATGGTATGGAGAAAATGTTTTTAATGAAATTGATGTAATGGCAACCAAAAACAATTTTCTATATCTGTTTTCGTGTAAATCTGGAAAAAATGTAAAGGACATTCTTAAACACCTCTATGAGCTTGAGGAGTTAACGGAGAGAATAGGAGGAGATTTTGGAAGGAGCTACCTTGTAATAACGAAAAATCTATTTAAGTCTCATCCACCAAGCAGAAAGGAGTTTCCAAATGCTCCTAAAGAGGGCTTTTTTGAAAATAAAAGTAGATGGTACAATTACTACAAAACTCCTGAAGGGGAAAATTATAAGAGGGAGCTTTCAGAGTACAGGAGATTTGTAAACTTAAGAAAGAGAGCAAAGTTACTCAAAATTAAAATAATTACTCCTCAAAACTTTGGAGGGGAAGTTGTTTAA
- a CDS encoding L-lactate permease produces the protein MDFLMAVFPILVVLCGMLFLSRSGVFMSVVGWLLAGAVAVFYFKTPLSVVWGASIYGIVKAFAITFAVAFTMLMIFLMKESGALNEIVRTITSITKDKVQQTLFIGMGFGSLATSLGVVTPALFPPVFLALGFTPLAAVAISVLCYDPLTSFALLSIPITLPAHVAWGPFGIRPPGIGNLDHFIWSFTQHITIFLPVVSVGFAFMMLYFVDGWQSIKKYWKGATIAGLTLSLTALILAFLKIFPVEVIGIISGLLTMVVSLLIYNRGLKVEADAKFWRAVSPWLLLFFFSLVANYPPIKKFLANLPGNLEVLTIAGKKEDLNILSHVYFWIFVSLLISVPILKPTKEQFNRAFSLWMKRVWGPFLAYSLFFAVAFIMAWSGMEFVNGKLKPMADFSHLNMDLIIGVTLAKAFGSFYPLISPFLGLLGAFVGGSETASNVLFAKIQYGAVASTVGASVFMAVYGAHAVAGGIASAITPSKITNAAALVGVKGKEEGKLLKTLIFPVLALTLFVGIMLQIIVMVSK, from the coding sequence ATGGACTTTTTAATGGCAGTTTTCCCTATTTTGGTTGTTCTGTGTGGAATGTTATTTCTCTCTCGTTCAGGAGTCTTTATGTCGGTTGTAGGATGGCTCCTTGCGGGAGCAGTAGCTGTTTTCTACTTCAAAACTCCACTTTCTGTTGTTTGGGGAGCAAGTATATATGGAATAGTGAAGGCCTTTGCTATAACCTTTGCCGTTGCCTTCACAATGCTAATGATTTTCCTAATGAAGGAGAGCGGAGCTCTAAATGAAATTGTTAGAACAATAACCTCCATCACAAAAGATAAAGTGCAGCAGACTCTGTTTATCGGAATGGGATTCGGCTCTCTCGCAACTTCCTTAGGTGTTGTAACTCCAGCACTGTTTCCTCCCGTTTTTTTAGCCTTGGGATTCACTCCACTGGCGGCCGTTGCAATTTCAGTTCTCTGTTACGACCCCCTTACATCCTTTGCTCTCCTCTCCATTCCAATAACACTTCCAGCTCACGTCGCTTGGGGGCCCTTTGGAATAAGACCTCCGGGAATAGGAAACTTAGACCACTTTATCTGGAGTTTTACTCAGCACATAACGATATTCCTACCGGTTGTTTCAGTGGGATTTGCATTCATGATGCTCTACTTTGTTGATGGCTGGCAGTCCATTAAAAAGTACTGGAAAGGGGCAACTATTGCAGGATTAACTTTATCGTTGACTGCTCTCATTTTGGCCTTCCTGAAAATCTTCCCCGTTGAGGTTATTGGGATAATCTCGGGTCTTTTAACAATGGTTGTTTCACTCCTTATCTACAACAGGGGATTAAAGGTAGAGGCAGATGCAAAGTTCTGGAGGGCAGTTTCTCCCTGGCTACTCCTCTTCTTCTTTTCATTAGTGGCAAACTACCCTCCAATCAAAAAGTTCTTGGCAAATCTTCCTGGGAACTTAGAAGTTCTGACAATTGCCGGAAAGAAGGAGGACTTAAACATTCTTTCACACGTTTACTTCTGGATTTTCGTCTCTCTCTTAATTTCAGTTCCGATTCTTAAACCGACAAAGGAGCAGTTTAACAGGGCATTTAGTCTATGGATGAAGAGAGTTTGGGGGCCATTTTTAGCTTACTCCCTATTCTTTGCAGTTGCCTTTATAATGGCCTGGTCTGGAATGGAGTTTGTAAATGGAAAGCTTAAACCTATGGCTGACTTTTCCCACTTGAATATGGATTTAATAATTGGAGTCACGCTGGCTAAAGCATTTGGCAGTTTCTATCCCCTAATTTCTCCCTTCTTGGGATTGCTTGGAGCTTTTGTAGGTGGAAGTGAAACCGCCTCAAACGTTCTCTTTGCAAAGATTCAGTACGGGGCCGTAGCTTCAACAGTAGGGGCTTCGGTATTTATGGCCGTTTACGGAGCTCATGCGGTGGCCGGAGGAATTGCAAGTGCCATAACCCCCTCAAAAATTACAAATGCAGCTGCACTTGTGGGAGTTAAAGGAAAGGAGGAGGGGAAGCTCCTAAAAACCTTAATTTTTCCCGTTTTAGCTTTAACACTCTTTGTTGGAATAATGCTTCAGATAATTGTTATGGTTTCAAAGTAA
- a CDS encoding ACT domain-containing protein, translated as MRGKYAVKQISVFLENRRGRLVDVAGALADADINIRALFLADSSEFGILRLVVNNPEKAKAVLSSKGFAASETEVFAVEVEDKPGGFYSVVKILAENEIDVEYTYAYAGALNRAILFFKVPDSELERALKLLHENGLKLVEAAEFYA; from the coding sequence ATGAGGGGAAAGTATGCAGTAAAACAGATTTCCGTCTTTTTGGAAAACAGGAGAGGAAGATTGGTTGATGTGGCCGGAGCTCTGGCCGATGCCGATATAAACATAAGAGCTCTCTTCTTAGCAGACTCCTCAGAATTTGGAATACTGAGGCTCGTCGTTAACAACCCGGAAAAGGCAAAGGCCGTTTTGAGCAGCAAGGGATTTGCGGCAAGTGAAACGGAGGTCTTTGCCGTTGAGGTTGAGGACAAACCGGGGGGATTCTACTCCGTTGTAAAAATCTTAGCTGAGAACGAGATAGATGTAGAGTACACGTACGCTTATGCTGGAGCCCTAAACAGGGCTATTCTCTTTTTCAAAGTTCCTGACAGTGAATTAGAGAGAGCGCTTAAACTTCTCCACGAAAACGGTTTAAAACTTGTAGAGGCTGCAGAATTTTACGCTTAG
- a CDS encoding phenylacetate--CoA ligase family protein → MSLKDKDCMPREELEKLQLKRLKETVERAYYLVPFYRKKFDERGIKPEDIKSLDDLKKLPFTTKQDLRDNYPFGLFAVPLEQVVRIHSSSGTTGKPTVVGYTRHDLEIWTEVMVRTYLMADVSEKDVVHNAYGYGLFTGGLGFHYGAEAIGAAVVPASGGFTKRQLMLMKDFGATVLCCTPSFALHLSEVAKEEGYKLHEDFKLRAGFFGAEPASKGLKEKVAEEWGIQYVECYGLSEIIGPGVAASCKHGNLHVFEDHFIPEIIDPETGEVLPDGEEGELVITTLTKQALPMIRYRTKDISVIHREPCPCGRTILYIESIKGRADDMLIVNGVNVFPSQVEHVITKVEGTTPNYVIVVDKKGVLDKLEVWIEVDESILRDGVGTLENLKKKLEEELLNNLYINAKVKLVEPKTLERSMGKAKRIVDRRELQ, encoded by the coding sequence ATGTCCTTAAAGGACAAGGATTGTATGCCGAGGGAGGAGCTTGAGAAACTACAACTAAAAAGGTTGAAAGAAACTGTCGAAAGGGCGTACTATTTGGTCCCATTCTACAGAAAAAAATTTGACGAAAGGGGAATTAAACCGGAAGATATCAAGAGTTTGGATGACCTGAAAAAACTCCCCTTTACAACCAAGCAGGATTTGAGGGACAACTATCCCTTCGGCCTTTTTGCAGTTCCGCTGGAACAAGTTGTGAGAATTCACTCCTCATCTGGAACTACCGGAAAGCCCACAGTGGTTGGTTACACAAGGCATGATTTAGAGATTTGGACTGAGGTTATGGTAAGGACCTATCTCATGGCCGATGTTAGCGAAAAGGACGTTGTCCACAACGCTTACGGCTACGGCCTCTTTACGGGAGGGCTTGGATTTCACTACGGAGCTGAAGCAATAGGAGCCGCCGTTGTTCCGGCAAGCGGCGGATTTACAAAGAGGCAACTGATGTTGATGAAGGACTTTGGAGCTACAGTTCTGTGTTGCACTCCATCCTTTGCCCTCCACCTATCGGAAGTTGCAAAGGAAGAAGGCTACAAACTACATGAGGACTTCAAACTCAGAGCCGGATTCTTCGGAGCTGAACCGGCATCAAAGGGATTGAAGGAAAAGGTAGCCGAGGAGTGGGGAATTCAGTACGTTGAGTGTTACGGACTTTCCGAAATAATAGGTCCAGGTGTTGCTGCAAGCTGTAAACACGGTAATCTACACGTCTTCGAAGACCACTTTATTCCAGAAATTATTGACCCGGAGACTGGAGAGGTTCTCCCCGACGGAGAGGAGGGAGAGTTGGTCATAACTACCTTAACAAAACAGGCTCTTCCGATGATTAGGTACAGAACAAAGGACATTAGCGTAATTCACAGGGAGCCCTGTCCCTGTGGAAGGACGATTCTCTATATAGAGAGCATTAAGGGAAGGGCTGATGACATGCTTATTGTTAATGGAGTAAACGTATTCCCATCCCAGGTTGAGCACGTGATAACGAAGGTTGAGGGAACCACTCCAAACTACGTCATCGTTGTTGATAAGAAGGGTGTTTTGGACAAGTTGGAGGTCTGGATTGAGGTTGATGAATCAATTCTAAGGGACGGTGTTGGTACTCTTGAAAACTTGAAGAAAAAGTTGGAGGAGGAGCTCCTAAACAATCTCTACATAAATGCAAAGGTGAAATTGGTTGAGCCTAAAACTCTTGAAAGGAGTATGGGCAAGGCCAAGAGAATCGTTGACAGAAGAGAACTTCAATAG
- a CDS encoding phenylacetate--CoA ligase family protein → MFQRRLETLDRELLERIQLDRLRKSIQRIKEKNKKYWEKIGKPEPGDIKSLDDLKNFPFLTKDDLRKNYPFGLACGEQCEFVRFHMSSGTTGTPVVNPYTPNDVEQWGEIMARCLASAGLTYKDVLQITPSFGLFNGGFGFHYGAEKIGCFVVPIGPGRTLLQLKFLKDFKTTAIAGIASYPLRLIEIAKEEGFDFKETNLRVGIFGAETWSEEMRRFIEREMGIETFDIIGMTETGGVGLGIDCKAHNGIHVWEDHYIVEIVDPETGRVLPDGEEGELVVTTLTREGLPLIRYRTRDITKVLSRERCDCGRTHVRLERIKGRTDDMLKVKGVCFYPRQIEEIIMKHPEILPNYQIIVGKIEGKDVVEVVIESDKQDEFLRERIEEEIYSLLGLHIKVTLKKRGEIPRSEGKAVRVKKFS, encoded by the coding sequence ATGTTCCAAAGAAGGCTTGAAACCCTAGACAGAGAACTTCTGGAGAGAATTCAACTTGACAGACTAAGAAAATCGATTCAAAGAATTAAAGAAAAAAATAAAAAATACTGGGAAAAAATAGGAAAACCCGAGCCTGGAGATATCAAGTCCTTAGATGACTTAAAAAATTTTCCATTTCTGACAAAGGACGATTTAAGGAAAAATTACCCTTTTGGTTTAGCCTGTGGAGAACAGTGTGAATTTGTTAGGTTTCACATGTCATCTGGAACAACGGGAACACCAGTTGTTAATCCTTACACCCCCAACGATGTTGAACAGTGGGGAGAGATAATGGCAAGGTGTTTGGCCTCTGCAGGATTAACCTATAAAGATGTTCTTCAGATAACACCCTCCTTTGGACTCTTCAACGGGGGATTTGGTTTCCACTACGGAGCAGAGAAAATAGGGTGTTTTGTCGTTCCAATAGGGCCTGGAAGAACACTGTTGCAATTAAAGTTTCTGAAGGATTTTAAAACAACGGCAATTGCAGGGATTGCTTCGTATCCTCTAAGGTTGATTGAGATTGCAAAGGAGGAGGGTTTTGACTTTAAGGAAACCAACCTGAGGGTAGGTATATTTGGGGCCGAAACCTGGAGTGAGGAAATGCGCCGTTTTATTGAAAGGGAAATGGGTATTGAAACTTTTGACATAATAGGAATGACGGAGACTGGAGGGGTGGGGCTTGGAATTGACTGTAAAGCCCACAACGGTATCCACGTTTGGGAGGACCACTACATTGTGGAAATTGTTGACCCTGAAACAGGAAGAGTCCTTCCCGACGGGGAGGAGGGAGAATTGGTTGTAACAACGTTAACCAGAGAGGGACTACCTCTAATCAGGTACAGAACCCGAGATATAACTAAGGTTCTGTCAAGGGAGAGGTGCGATTGTGGAAGAACCCACGTTCGTCTTGAGAGAATAAAGGGAAGAACCGACGATATGCTTAAGGTTAAGGGAGTCTGTTTCTACCCAAGACAGATTGAGGAAATTATTATGAAGCACCCTGAAATTCTTCCGAACTACCAGATAATAGTAGGTAAAATTGAGGGTAAGGATGTTGTTGAGGTTGTCATTGAATCTGATAAACAGGATGAGTTCTTAAGGGAGAGAATTGAGGAGGAAATCTACAGCTTACTCGGACTTCACATAAAGGTAACACTTAAGAAAAGGGGAGAAATACCGAGGAGCGAAGGAAAGGCTGTTAGGGTAAAGAAATTTTCATAG
- a CDS encoding porin: protein MRKELILGTVFLLSSALPSFAASDYEVEQLKQMVEQMRAELQQVKEENQELREEIQKLKGTKAPLRKEKGAPSFLSKSGKKVDFYGYFKIDASYSDSKAVGTDYILFAYPENVRGGLANKLPFLRNSNDNDFNINFKHSRFGFDIKTKENGYDILGKFEFDLYRTDTNDWENNDPNKQVVRVRRAFVQLKGDSWSILAGQEWMLLTQLYPHLSNFPSGALMGNIGYRIPQIRLSKWFETDSGKFTIQTALDKEFGETDTPWFDTGSDSGLPDLQGRITYDTNLNGLKFHIGAIGHVGREQVDLADGGNKDLDSYSYGLEYKLGYGMFELSGKIWKGRNLDKWYTGGVGQGVLFIYNGGKFDTKLDTKKYGYPIDAKEIDAEGGWIELTTKFSPRLVWRIGAGVDNPDNDDLKYNGKYAVMARLKNTMYYTNLFYKLTPSIGLMGEYLRVETDYPDEDYIGTKYGDGTVNRFQGSILYFF, encoded by the coding sequence ATGAGAAAGGAACTTATTCTTGGAACTGTGTTTTTACTCTCCTCAGCACTTCCATCGTTTGCTGCCAGCGACTACGAAGTTGAGCAGCTTAAGCAGATGGTTGAACAGATGAGGGCAGAGCTCCAACAGGTAAAGGAGGAAAACCAAGAACTTAGGGAGGAAATTCAGAAGTTAAAGGGAACTAAGGCTCCTTTGAGAAAGGAGAAGGGAGCTCCATCGTTTTTGAGTAAATCAGGAAAAAAAGTTGATTTCTACGGTTACTTCAAAATTGATGCATCCTACTCAGATTCAAAGGCAGTAGGAACCGATTACATCCTGTTTGCCTATCCAGAAAACGTGAGGGGAGGACTAGCCAACAAACTTCCCTTTTTAAGGAACAGCAACGATAACGACTTCAATATTAACTTTAAACACAGTAGGTTTGGGTTCGATATAAAAACCAAGGAAAATGGTTACGACATACTTGGAAAGTTTGAATTTGACCTCTACAGAACAGATACGAATGACTGGGAGAACAACGACCCCAACAAACAGGTTGTTAGAGTAAGGAGAGCGTTTGTTCAGCTTAAAGGGGACAGTTGGTCAATTCTTGCAGGTCAGGAGTGGATGCTCCTAACACAGCTCTATCCGCACCTCTCAAACTTCCCTTCTGGAGCCCTCATGGGTAACATCGGTTACCGCATTCCCCAAATAAGGTTATCGAAGTGGTTTGAAACGGATTCTGGAAAATTTACGATTCAAACTGCTCTTGATAAGGAATTTGGAGAAACTGATACACCTTGGTTTGATACAGGTTCAGATTCAGGACTTCCTGACCTACAGGGAAGAATTACGTACGATACTAACTTAAATGGCTTAAAGTTCCACATCGGAGCAATTGGACACGTAGGAAGGGAGCAGGTTGACCTTGCCGATGGAGGAAACAAAGACCTCGATTCTTACTCCTACGGTTTGGAGTATAAACTTGGATATGGAATGTTCGAACTATCTGGGAAAATCTGGAAGGGAAGAAATTTGGATAAGTGGTACACAGGAGGAGTTGGTCAGGGAGTTCTATTTATCTACAACGGCGGTAAGTTTGATACGAAGTTAGACACTAAGAAGTACGGTTATCCAATAGATGCTAAAGAAATTGATGCTGAAGGTGGATGGATAGAGTTAACTACAAAGTTCTCTCCAAGGCTCGTCTGGAGAATTGGAGCTGGTGTTGATAACCCTGACAACGACGATTTAAAGTACAACGGGAAGTATGCAGTTATGGCAAGGCTTAAAAATACTATGTACTACACAAACCTGTTTTATAAGTTAACACCATCTATAGGCCTTATGGGGGAGTACTTAAGAGTTGAAACAGACTATCCGGATGAAGACTACATAGGAACAAAGTACGGGGATGGAACCGTTAACAGATTCCAGGGAAGTATTCTCTACTTTTTCTAA
- a CDS encoding motility protein A, with product MDIATLIGIGAAYLLIIASIVIGGSPGAFINIPSLLITVGGGLAAGLAGYPLGEFIGGLKAILKTIKPTVGDPLETVNFLTEIAKKARKEGILALESDIDQFYSKDPFLGNIMRMLIDGLEIEEIRSTAENSMAQVDQKLSTEVAVWEALGDLFPAFGMIGTLIGLIQMLQNLSDPSALGPGMAVAMITTLYGAILANTLCIPVAKKLKYYKDLKLLFLEAYILTAEAIEKGINPNILKQKLAGLFGVEVKEE from the coding sequence ATGGACATAGCAACCCTAATAGGAATAGGCGCTGCCTATCTCCTCATTATTGCTTCAATAGTGATAGGTGGGAGTCCTGGAGCCTTTATAAACATTCCTTCCCTCCTCATTACAGTTGGCGGTGGTCTTGCTGCCGGCCTTGCTGGATACCCTTTAGGTGAGTTTATAGGTGGACTAAAGGCAATTTTAAAAACAATCAAACCCACCGTGGGAGACCCTTTAGAAACGGTAAACTTCTTGACAGAAATTGCAAAGAAAGCCCGTAAAGAGGGTATATTGGCCTTAGAATCGGATATTGACCAGTTTTACTCAAAAGACCCATTCCTTGGAAACATAATGAGAATGCTCATTGATGGTCTGGAAATAGAGGAAATAAGGAGTACTGCAGAAAATTCTATGGCTCAAGTAGACCAAAAACTATCAACTGAAGTTGCTGTTTGGGAAGCCTTAGGAGATTTATTCCCAGCATTTGGAATGATAGGAACATTGATAGGTCTTATCCAGATGCTTCAAAACCTCTCCGACCCTTCGGCTCTTGGACCTGGTATGGCAGTTGCTATGATTACAACGCTTTACGGTGCTATTTTGGCGAATACTCTTTGCATTCCTGTAGCAAAGAAACTTAAGTACTACAAAGACCTAAAACTTCTTTTCTTGGAAGCTTACATTTTAACAGCAGAGGCAATTGAAAAAGGAATAAATCCAAACATTTTAAAGCAAAAACTCGCAGGTCTATTTGGAGTTGAAGTAAAAGAGGAATAA